One genomic region from Haloarcula taiwanensis encodes:
- a CDS encoding NADH-quinone oxidoreductase subunit L, translating to MAAFTYAPAIVLLPFVSFLVALFAGDRMPKGGALAGITATGGSLLLSIWVALTVAGGEVHNEILYTWTASVESLRLNFGLLLDPLSALMLLIVCLISFLVHIFSLGYMNDEGETGLPRYYAGLGLFTASMLGFVVANNLLMAFMFFELVGLCSYLLIGFWFRQDGPPSAAKKAFLVTRFGDYFFLIGVVGIFATFGTGLFAPITQGGEVVAESFPMLAEHAIVDGEVEGIAMLETVGMGPQAWFTVLGLLVLGGVVGKSAQFPLHTWLPDAMEGPTPVSALIHAATMVAAGVYLVARMYGFYALSPTALAVIALIGGFTALFAATMGLVKQEIKQVLAYSTISQYGYMMLALGSGGYIAAVFHLTTHAVFKALLFLGAGSVIIAMHHNENMWDMGGLKDRMPVTYWTFLAGSLALAGIVPFAGFWSKDEVLYEALIHGFGTEGGLGTAYLVAYAMGLLAVFFTGFYTFRMVYLTFHGDARSDTARDPEPVRWNVKGPLTVLGILATTIGFINMAPVKKLTGAEIDFLHKWLTGPEEGGWPALLSTDLHHYEELLHNVPHVDPAYPLGGETGTLLVSAALSLGLALTGVLVARSLYAGADPVEHTDKLGGLKTLLMHNYYQDEYQVWLATGVTYPLARVMNKFDQGVVDGVVNGISSVSLFGGSRIRRIQSGVVSNYATLLTLGLVLLLAAFGVMGGWF from the coding sequence CGGGCGGGTCGCTCCTGCTATCGATCTGGGTCGCGCTGACGGTGGCTGGCGGTGAGGTTCACAACGAGATACTGTACACGTGGACCGCAAGCGTCGAGTCGCTCCGGCTGAACTTCGGCCTGCTGCTCGACCCGCTGTCTGCGCTCATGCTGCTTATCGTCTGTCTCATATCCTTCCTCGTCCACATCTTCTCGCTCGGCTACATGAACGACGAGGGCGAGACCGGTCTCCCGCGCTATTACGCCGGGCTCGGCCTGTTCACGGCGAGCATGCTCGGGTTCGTCGTCGCCAACAATCTCCTGATGGCGTTCATGTTCTTCGAGCTGGTGGGCCTGTGTTCGTATCTGCTCATCGGCTTCTGGTTCCGTCAGGACGGCCCGCCGAGCGCCGCGAAGAAGGCGTTCCTCGTCACCCGCTTCGGTGACTACTTCTTCCTCATCGGCGTCGTCGGCATCTTCGCCACCTTTGGGACCGGCCTCTTCGCCCCCATTACGCAGGGCGGCGAAGTAGTTGCCGAGAGTTTCCCGATGCTAGCCGAACACGCTATCGTCGACGGCGAGGTCGAAGGTATCGCGATGCTGGAGACGGTCGGCATGGGACCACAGGCCTGGTTCACTGTGCTTGGCCTCCTCGTGCTGGGCGGTGTGGTCGGTAAGTCCGCGCAGTTCCCGCTGCACACGTGGCTGCCTGACGCGATGGAAGGTCCGACGCCGGTCTCGGCGCTGATTCACGCAGCGACGATGGTTGCAGCCGGTGTGTACCTCGTCGCACGGATGTACGGCTTCTACGCGCTCTCGCCGACGGCGCTGGCCGTCATCGCCCTTATCGGCGGCTTCACCGCACTGTTTGCGGCAACGATGGGCCTGGTCAAACAGGAAATCAAACAAGTACTCGCGTACTCCACCATCTCCCAGTACGGGTACATGATGCTCGCGCTGGGGTCGGGTGGCTACATCGCCGCTGTCTTCCACCTGACCACCCACGCCGTGTTCAAGGCGCTGCTCTTCCTCGGCGCGGGGTCGGTCATCATCGCCATGCACCACAACGAGAACATGTGGGACATGGGCGGTCTGAAAGACCGGATGCCAGTGACCTACTGGACGTTCCTCGCCGGCTCGCTCGCACTGGCCGGTATCGTTCCGTTCGCCGGCTTCTGGTCCAAGGACGAGGTGCTGTACGAGGCACTCATCCACGGCTTCGGTACTGAGGGCGGCCTCGGGACGGCCTACCTCGTCGCGTACGCGATGGGGCTGCTGGCCGTGTTCTTCACCGGCTTCTACACCTTCCGGATGGTGTACCTGACCTTCCACGGCGACGCCCGCTCGGACACTGCACGCGACCCCGAGCCCGTCCGCTGGAACGTCAAGGGCCCGCTGACGGTCCTTGGCATCCTCGCCACAACCATCGGGTTCATTAACATGGCCCCGGTCAAGAAGCTCACCGGCGCGGAAATCGACTTCCTCCACAAGTGGCTGACCGGGCCCGAAGAGGGCGGCTGGCCAGCCCTTCTCTCGACGGACCTACACCACTACGAGGAACTGCTCCACAATGTGCCCCACGTCGACCCAGCGTATCCGCTAGGTGGTGAGACCGGGACGCTGCTGGTTTCAGCAGCCCTCTCACTCGGGCTGGCACTCACCGGCGTGCTCGTTGCTCGGAGCCTCTATGCCGGTGCCGACCCGGTCGAGCATACGGACAAGCTTGGCGGTCTGAAGACGCTACTCATGCACAATTACTACCAGGACGAATATCAGGTGTGGCTCGCGACGGGTGTCACCTACCCGCTCGCCCGTGTGATGAACAAGTTCGACCAGGGTGTCGTCGACGGTGTCGTCAACGGCATCTCCAGCGTGAGCCTGTTCGGCGGCAGCCGCATCCGACGCATCCAGTCCGGCGTCGTCAGCAACTACGCGACGCTGCTGACGCTTGGACTCGTGCTCTTGCTTGCTGCCTTCGGCGTCATGGGAGGGTGGTTCTAG
- a CDS encoding oxidoreductase: MWVAALLLVTLLGTGLVFLSPDRYAGKLAAAVSAVPALGSLYMYWVYLTQYGGTGNALLSPADIAFGQQIPWITLGELEVSYYVGLDGISMPLLALTTVLTTLAIVSAWTPIDERQSQFYGLMLFMEVSLIGVFSALDFFLWFVFWEGVLIPMYLLIGVWGGPRRKYAAIKFFVYTNVASLIMFAGLFALVFSTGLTSLSLPAMAEAFRTASGLPTIAGVNLMTISFIMMFFGFAVKVPVFPLHTWLPDAHVEAPTPVSVMLAGVLLKMGTYALLRFNFTMLADTARALAVPLAIIGVVSVIYGAMLALAQRDLKRIVAYSSISSMGYVILGLVAFTPYGMGGATFQMIAHGLISGLMFMAVGVIYNTTHTRMVGDMSGLADRMPWTVGIFVAAAFGYMGLPLMAGFAGEYFIFQGSFNAPTLGGAAPVLTSLAMFGIVIVAGYLLWAMQRTLFGAFSLETDYEVSPAAFHDVAPLAVLLLLVIALGVAPDLSFAMIQDSISPVLEIGGGA; this comes from the coding sequence ATGTGGGTCGCTGCGCTTCTGCTCGTGACCCTGCTGGGAACCGGTCTCGTGTTCCTCTCGCCTGACCGGTACGCCGGAAAGCTCGCCGCTGCCGTCAGTGCGGTGCCAGCGCTTGGCAGCCTCTACATGTACTGGGTGTACCTCACGCAGTACGGCGGCACGGGGAACGCCCTGCTGTCGCCCGCCGACATCGCATTCGGCCAGCAGATCCCGTGGATCACGCTGGGTGAACTGGAAGTGTCGTACTACGTTGGCCTCGACGGCATCAGCATGCCGCTGCTCGCGCTGACGACGGTCCTGACGACGCTCGCAATCGTCTCGGCGTGGACGCCCATCGACGAGCGCCAGTCCCAGTTCTACGGATTGATGCTGTTCATGGAAGTGAGCCTCATCGGCGTGTTCTCCGCGCTCGATTTCTTCCTCTGGTTCGTCTTCTGGGAGGGCGTCCTCATCCCGATGTACCTGCTCATCGGAGTCTGGGGCGGTCCGCGCCGGAAGTACGCCGCCATCAAGTTCTTCGTCTACACGAACGTGGCGTCGCTGATCATGTTCGCGGGCCTGTTCGCGCTCGTGTTCAGTACTGGTCTCACGTCGCTGTCTCTGCCCGCGATGGCTGAGGCGTTCCGCACCGCGAGCGGACTCCCGACCATCGCCGGCGTCAACCTGATGACCATCTCCTTCATCATGATGTTCTTCGGGTTCGCGGTGAAGGTGCCCGTCTTCCCGCTACACACGTGGCTCCCTGACGCTCACGTCGAGGCCCCGACACCGGTGTCGGTTATGCTGGCCGGGGTCCTCCTGAAGATGGGGACCTACGCACTGCTGCGGTTCAACTTCACGATGCTTGCGGACACAGCACGGGCGCTTGCGGTTCCGCTTGCAATCATCGGCGTCGTCAGCGTCATCTACGGCGCGATGCTCGCGCTGGCACAGCGCGACCTCAAGCGAATCGTCGCCTACTCATCGATTTCGTCGATGGGTTATGTCATCCTTGGGCTGGTCGCGTTCACGCCCTACGGCATGGGCGGGGCGACCTTCCAGATGATTGCCCACGGCCTCATCTCAGGGCTGATGTTCATGGCCGTCGGGGTCATCTACAACACGACCCACACGCGGATGGTCGGCGACATGTCCGGCCTCGCGGACAGGATGCCCTGGACGGTCGGCATCTTCGTCGCCGCCGCCTTCGGCTACATGGGCCTGCCGCTGATGGCCGGCTTCGCCGGGGAGTACTTCATCTTCCAGGGCTCGTTCAACGCGCCGACGCTCGGCGGAGCCGCGCCGGTGTTGACTTCGCTGGCGATGTTCGGCATCGTCATCGTCGCCGGCTACCTGCTGTGGGCCATGCAGCGCACGCTGTTCGGTGCCTTCAGCCTGGAGACCGACTACGAGGTCAGCCCGGCCGCGTTCCACGACGTCGCGCCGCTGGCCGTGTTGCTCCTGCTGGTCATCGCACTCGGTGTCGCGCCGGACCTCTCCTTTGCTATGATACAGGACTCGATATCACCGGTTCTCGAAATCGGAGGTGGTGCATAG
- a CDS encoding oxidoreductase: protein MVALPDWMALAPALSLAFASLVLLLSDSVNPDTTNTGLLAGISALGSLVSFGFAGWFITAGTGMANGTGVALFNDQLVVDQMALFFMAIVGSVTTLVVLASYDYVAEHSYQAEFFALVLLSATGMSILSAANSLATAFVALELVSLPSYALVAFLKENKGSVEAGLKYFLIGAVSSAVLAYGISLVYAATGVLRFDGVATAISSGTIQTISEGSIQAQSGEPAVPMAILGVGILMIIGGVAFKTASVPFHFWAPEAYEGAPAPISAFLSSASKAAGFVLAFRVFAVAFPIGDLLAAGGAINWVMAFQILAIATMFIGNFAAATQETVKRMLAYSSVGHAGYVLIGLAAVSGSGEGLSLSLSAGMSHLLVYGFMNTGAFLFIALAEYWGVGRRFEDYNGLGKEAPVACAAMTVFLFSLAGLPIGGGFFSKFYLFSATLNVGAWSLAAALIINSALSLFYYSRVVKAMWIEEPNGSRTIESYPMGLYTAVVGAAVVTVLLVPGFNRVSEIAFQAAQLL, encoded by the coding sequence ATGGTCGCACTCCCTGACTGGATGGCGCTCGCCCCGGCACTCTCGCTGGCCTTCGCCTCCCTGGTGTTGCTGCTGTCGGACTCAGTCAACCCAGACACGACGAACACGGGGCTGCTGGCTGGTATCTCGGCGCTTGGATCACTGGTCTCCTTCGGCTTCGCCGGCTGGTTTATTACCGCCGGCACCGGGATGGCAAACGGCACCGGCGTCGCGCTGTTCAATGACCAGCTCGTCGTCGACCAGATGGCCCTGTTCTTCATGGCCATCGTCGGTAGCGTCACGACCCTAGTCGTGCTCGCGAGCTACGACTACGTCGCTGAGCACAGCTACCAGGCCGAGTTCTTCGCACTGGTTCTGCTGTCTGCGACCGGGATGAGTATCCTCAGTGCGGCCAACAGCCTGGCAACGGCCTTCGTCGCACTCGAGCTTGTGTCGCTGCCGTCCTACGCACTCGTCGCCTTCCTCAAGGAAAACAAGGGCAGCGTCGAGGCAGGACTGAAGTACTTCCTCATCGGCGCGGTGTCCTCGGCAGTGCTGGCCTACGGCATCTCGCTGGTGTACGCTGCGACGGGCGTGCTTCGATTCGACGGCGTCGCAACAGCTATTTCCAGTGGCACGATCCAGACCATATCCGAGGGGTCGATACAGGCCCAGTCCGGTGAGCCAGCCGTCCCGATGGCTATCCTCGGCGTCGGTATCCTGATGATCATCGGTGGCGTCGCGTTCAAGACCGCCTCCGTGCCGTTCCACTTCTGGGCACCAGAGGCGTACGAAGGCGCACCAGCACCGATCTCGGCGTTCCTCTCCTCGGCGTCGAAGGCCGCCGGTTTCGTGCTGGCGTTCCGTGTCTTCGCTGTCGCCTTCCCCATTGGCGACCTGCTCGCCGCTGGTGGAGCGATCAACTGGGTGATGGCGTTCCAGATCCTCGCCATCGCGACGATGTTCATCGGGAACTTCGCCGCCGCGACTCAGGAGACAGTCAAGCGGATGCTGGCCTACTCCAGCGTCGGCCACGCCGGCTACGTCCTCATCGGCCTCGCCGCCGTCTCTGGCTCCGGCGAGGGACTGAGCCTCAGCCTGAGCGCCGGGATGTCTCACCTGCTCGTCTACGGCTTCATGAACACGGGCGCGTTCCTGTTCATCGCGCTGGCCGAGTACTGGGGCGTCGGCCGACGCTTCGAGGACTACAACGGCCTCGGCAAGGAAGCGCCAGTCGCCTGCGCGGCGATGACGGTGTTCCTCTTTAGCCTCGCCGGCCTGCCTATCGGCGGCGGGTTCTTCTCGAAGTTCTACCTGTTCTCGGCGACCCTCAACGTGGGCGCGTGGTCGCTGGCCGCCGCGCTTATCATCAACAGCGCACTCAGCCTGTTCTACTACTCCCGCGTCGTCAAGGCGATGTGGATCGAAGAACCGAACGGCAGCCGGACCATCGAGTCCTATCCGATGGGACTGTACACCGCCGTGGTTGGTGCCGCGGTCGTGACTGTCCTGCTCGTCCCCGGCTTCAACCGCGTTTCTGAAATCGCGTTCCAGGCCGCGCAGTTGCTGTAA
- a CDS encoding MBL fold hydrolase, whose product MFTRVSIPTPFQVGPVNAYIARRTIVDPGPDSEEAWSRLIEALEARELSPADIEQVLVTHPHPDHFGMANRFAERGARVLASEPGAAIMRDFAAQLHTEQSYFADFFERCGVSRETAETVTQLPEAFLPYAQSVDTDRALTAGDTVTVDDTELIIDTVQGHSAGEIIFSYDLQGRREAIVGDNVLGDITPNPFLQVPDESGTRPRVLPAFNDSLRWLREQGHDRFLTGHREPVESPRERIDDILAEHDQRTAEVADIVSGGATTPSDVMTALFGDLPATEYFAGMSEAVGHLDVLEVTGRVEKRESGGVFVYESA is encoded by the coding sequence ATGTTCACACGGGTGTCGATTCCGACGCCGTTTCAGGTCGGGCCAGTCAATGCATACATCGCGCGTCGAACGATTGTTGATCCGGGACCCGACAGTGAGGAAGCGTGGTCGCGTCTGATCGAGGCGCTCGAAGCGCGCGAGCTGTCACCGGCCGACATCGAGCAGGTGCTAGTCACACATCCGCACCCGGACCATTTCGGTATGGCAAACCGGTTCGCTGAGCGGGGGGCGCGTGTCCTCGCCAGCGAACCGGGGGCAGCGATCATGCGTGATTTCGCGGCGCAACTACACACCGAACAGTCCTACTTTGCGGATTTCTTCGAGCGGTGCGGTGTCTCACGCGAGACTGCCGAAACGGTCACACAGTTACCGGAAGCCTTCCTGCCATATGCCCAGAGTGTCGACACCGACCGCGCGCTCACAGCCGGTGACACCGTCACCGTCGACGACACAGAACTAATCATCGACACCGTGCAGGGCCACTCCGCGGGCGAAATCATCTTCTCGTACGATTTGCAGGGTCGTCGTGAAGCGATTGTCGGCGACAACGTGCTGGGCGACATCACGCCCAATCCGTTCCTGCAGGTGCCCGACGAGAGCGGGACGCGGCCGCGGGTGTTGCCGGCGTTCAACGACTCGCTACGGTGGCTCCGTGAGCAGGGTCACGACCGCTTTCTCACCGGCCATCGCGAGCCAGTCGAATCACCGCGGGAACGCATCGATGACATCCTCGCGGAACACGACCAGCGTACCGCAGAGGTCGCAGACATCGTCTCCGGCGGCGCGACGACGCCCAGCGACGTGATGACGGCGCTGTTCGGCGATCTCCCAGCTACGGAGTACTTCGCCGGGATGAGCGAGGCTGTCGGTCACTTGGACGTACTCGAAGTCACTGGCCGCGTCGAGAAACGCGAGAGCGGCGGGGTGTTCGTCTACGAGTCGGCGTAA
- a CDS encoding pirin encodes MTSSESHASADGPVAGETVRHGTGVNSNRAFPTEGYPHNLDPFVLFEQFYIDPDEGFPMHPHRGFEIVSYMIEGGMEHEDSLGVTNTAYENDAMRITTGSGIRHSEFPADGRACTGLQLWVNLPWAQKVVDPDYVDARAEELPTAQRDGATVTTVVGDGSPIGLQTPMEYLDVTVAGAWTWSVPDEWAGFVYGVDGSGTVEGRPLAAGDILPVTDARSVTLRSDESLRAVAVSGRPHGEPIRQRGPFVL; translated from the coding sequence ATGACCAGCAGCGAGTCCCACGCGTCGGCCGACGGCCCCGTCGCCGGGGAGACGGTCCGCCACGGGACGGGCGTGAACTCGAACCGCGCGTTCCCGACGGAGGGGTATCCGCACAACCTCGACCCGTTCGTCCTGTTCGAGCAGTTCTACATCGACCCCGACGAGGGGTTCCCGATGCACCCACACCGCGGCTTCGAAATCGTCTCGTACATGATTGAGGGCGGCATGGAACACGAGGACTCCCTCGGGGTCACGAACACCGCCTACGAGAACGACGCGATGCGAATCACCACTGGCAGTGGGATACGCCACTCCGAGTTCCCCGCCGACGGGCGGGCCTGTACGGGCCTCCAGCTCTGGGTGAACCTGCCGTGGGCGCAGAAGGTGGTCGACCCGGACTACGTCGACGCGAGGGCCGAGGAGCTGCCGACGGCCCAGCGGGACGGCGCGACGGTCACGACGGTCGTCGGCGACGGCTCGCCTATCGGCCTCCAGACGCCGATGGAGTACCTGGACGTGACCGTCGCCGGCGCGTGGACGTGGTCGGTGCCCGACGAGTGGGCCGGGTTCGTCTACGGCGTCGACGGCAGCGGGACGGTCGAGGGACGGCCCCTCGCCGCCGGTGACATCCTGCCGGTCACTGACGCGCGGTCGGTGACGCTGCGGAGCGACGAGTCGCTCCGGGCCGTCGCCGTCTCGGGCCGCCCGCACGGGGAGCCGATTCGACAGCGTGGTCCGTTCGTCCTGTGA